The Numenius arquata chromosome 11, bNumArq3.hap1.1, whole genome shotgun sequence genomic interval GAAGGGGCAGGATGCGGACGGGACAATGCAGCTTCCTGCGCAGGTGGCCGGGGGAGGAAGGATGGCGAGGATGCCTTCGGCCTCGGCTCCGGCTCCCCAGCACCGGGGAGGGGGACAATGGCCCTCGCAGCCCTTCGGGAGCAGCCCTGGCAGTGGGGACAGGGTGAAcgtggcaggggacaggcagagccccccccccccccgtggctcccagcctcgccgagGGCTCGCAGGCCGGGTTACACCCAGGAAGCTGCCCTGGTTCTCAGCACCACACGCCGGGTAAACAAACACCCCGCTTTTAATTGCTGCCACGCACAAACCTGTCTGACAGCTCCCGGCCTGCGCTGTCACCTCCCTCCCCGAACCCAGCACCTGCTCCGGGCATCGGCACCCCAGGAAGGACAGGAGGGATCGGGTCCCTCTGGGAGGCTCCGTGCTGCCTGCGATGCCACTGGGCGTGCAGAAGggatggatgggggacacggaggggaagCTTGCagcatccagccccccccccaacaccggGGGCAGCAGCTCGGCCGAACCCCGGCAGAGCCAGCTTCTCCCGGCACAGTCGGCCGAGGAAGTAGGTCAGGTTGTGGGAGGTTTTTGGGAAGCGCCGGGGGAATCCGAAGGTGTCCTGCCTGCGGCGGGAAGGGTGTCACCCCCCAGGCGTCAAAACACCGGTCCGGCCAGCCTGGCTCCTTCCCGAGGAGATACGATCCCAACCCCAAGCTgtgcccccccgccctccccgggcAGGATACGGCCACAAACActccggggggctgcggggaggcgcggagggggggggggctgcggggaggcggGCGCGGGGGGGACCCCCGCGCccgcctccccgcagcccccccccccccctccgcgcctccccgcagcccccccccccgatcccGGGCCGGAATTTCCGGCACGGAGAAGGCGGAGGGGGAGGTCGGTCCCCGGGACCGGGCCCGAGCGAGCGCGTTGCATCCCGTCACAAAGCACCGCACGGCGGAAAGCAAcgcgggggggagggaaggaggaagggggcgCACCCGAGATTTCCCCCCCGCCACTCCCTCGGGGAAGCGTACCGGGGGCTTACCGGGAGGGCGTACCGGGGGTTCACCCGGGCCCGCACTCACCATGCCGGCGGCGCTGCGATCCCGCTCGGCTCCTCTTTCtctatctttctctctcttctttcccccccccctcccctccgcctcccGGTTCCCTCCTTCCCTCGCCGCGTTTGAACGCGCCCCTCGGCCGGCGACCGCGCGGGCAGCGGGAGGAGCCGGCACCGGCAAATCGCGGCGCGGAGGCGGGCGGCGGTGGGgcgggaagagaaggaggaggaggaggaggtggaggaggaggaagaagaagaagaagaagggggccGTGcctgccggcggggcggggcggtgctgGCTTTGTGCAGCGCCGAGCACCCCTTGCGcaaactccccccccccaccccgcctcggTGCGGGGAAACCCCTTCCCCCCGCGACTCCCTGACTAGCAGTGGCCCCAGTCGGTCCCCGGTGGCCCTCACCGTGGCGGGTTGGCTGGTAGGAGCAGGACATATCGCCTACCCGGGACTGCATCCCCCCTCCACggagggtggagaggggtctTGGCTCCGTTGGACACTCTCCGCACCCACCTCCAGCCCCGTGTccatccccccccagcacccacgggTGTGCAGGAAGCACCAGAGGTGCCTGCGCTGCCACCGCTCACTCCACGGGCCACAGCACGCCATGGGGGGGTGTGGAGCGCCCTTGAGGGGCTGCCACCCGCCCCAGCGTTGGGCCTGGCACCGCTGAGACATGACACGCTTCATCCCTCTGCACCAGCCCTGCCACATCCTGGCCCGCAGCCAGTTTTGTCACTCGCCACCCCTGCAGCGTGCAGGAGCGGGGATCCTAGCGCAGGGCAGACCTGTTCACCGGGTGTCCTGGTGTCCTCGGGGGACAACCCTGCTCCATCCCCACAGCAACTCATGCATGGCACCCATCTCTCCCAGGGGAGGGATCATTCCCGCACCATGCCCACCCTGGGTTCGGGGATGTGTTCATCCGGAGCGCTCGTGCACCGGGGCCCTGCTCGCTGCCAGCTCCCCCCGCCACACACCAGAGTCCTCAAGCTGTGCTGCCAGTGCTCACCCACACATACACAGTGTCCCCGGTCCCTGCTCGCCAGGCTCACATGCTTCCATTATCCTCGGTGCGGTGCCAAGGCATACAACCGCTCCCTCCGTCCCCAGCTTCCCTGTTCCCCATGGCTCCTTTCCACCACGCAGCTGCATGCTGGGGTGACAGGATGTGCGGCCTCTGAACAGGGGGGCCCTTCGCAACACTGCCATTTCCCAACCTGCTGGCACCAGAAACGTGTCTGCAATGCCCTGGCCCTCTGCTTGCAGCTCAGCCACGCGTGGGGCGCCCCCAGCAGCCCGTGGGGATGCTGGGTCCCTGCCAGAGGGACAGGCAGTAACGGCATCCCACCAGGGCCTCGGTCCAGGCAGGTTGTAGTGATGCTGGGCTGACTTCAACGGGTGCTGGTCACAGCCGCACCCCTCCTTGTCTGCCCCGTTTCCTGCTGCCACGTCTCCACCGCGGGCTGCGTTCCCCTGGGCACGTCTCCCCAGGATGGCAGCTCCCGCGAGGCCCCGGGGCTCGGCTCTGCCCGGGACACTCCAGCGGCCAGGGATAGCACCTCCCCTGGGTAGAGACACGTCTGCCTCCCGTCAGCTTTTCCCCAGCCCCCTCTCTCTGCTCACCTcaaccccctgctcccccccccatcaCGATGCTACAGCAATTTCATGTGGCTGCCAGCAAACCGCTCCGGGCACCACCCCATTTAAAACAACCTGGCAATAAAAGCCAGCCAATTCCCATGCCTGCAGCAGCCCCCGCACGGCCCCGCTGGCAGCAATTTGGGCCCCAGAAGGGGGGGTCACATAGGGGCAGGGCTGGAACTCCACAGGCTCTCTTTGCCCCCAAGCATCCTGACCCCCTCCTCAGGGTTGCTGAGAGCAGGGGAACGCCAGGAGGCCTCCGGCTCGGCTTCGCGGGCCtcccagggcagcaggcagggtgtTATCCATCTGCTGAAAGgcgatggggaaaaaaaaatcatcccctCCCGCTGGGCCATTGCTAATAATGAAGTGCGTGGGGGGGTAACAGAGCCGAGCGACCTCCGAGTCACATTCAGGGCTATAAAAGGAAGCCGGGTCTACAGCACGGTGCCTCTTCCACAAAAGCAACCAGAGGATGAGGGGGCTGCGAGCGGAGCTGAGAAATAGCTGCCAGGCAGCGGGAGAGGAGCCTTTAGCGCTGAGCGAAGTGCAAGGTGCGCATATGCTCTCTGTTTCTGCACATCTATGTCTTCATGAAACCTGCCCGAAACTGTGTCATCTATTTTGAACGGTGCAGAGAAATACTCTGATTTGtctctgccagccctggctgcGGTTCAGGCTGGTGTACAGGTGGCTGAGCCCAAAACCTGCGCGATAGAGAGACAGGAGCAGGGCTGTTGGGCCAACATCTCCCTCTGGCCAACTGCAGCGAGGGACATGATGGGTCCTGGGAACTCCTCCGGAGCAGCGCACCATGTGTCCGAGCCCATCTGCAATCTTCATTCCAGATGCCAGTGCTGGAGAGGCCATGGGTAGCGCATCCCTACATGGCTCTGGGGCGAGGACAGGCCCTGAGCTGGGGAGGACACGCTGGGTCTGCCTGTGCCTTGGGTGATGCAAAGCAGCAGGGCCTGATCCTTACCGCCCTGCACCGCCACCTTGACCCCTTCCTCGGGAGGCAGCCCCCCTTGCACCCCCATCTGCAGAACTCCAGCCTCCTCACCCAgctccagagcagcacagagagcaGACGGCACCAGGTCTCTCCAGACACCCCATCCCGCTGCCCCTACACCATACACGACCCCCACACTTGGCTCTGATGCTTTTGTCTCCCTCATCCCGGTGCTCCTCCCCGGAGATGCCATGTCCCTGAGTCTGCTCGGCTTCCCGAGATGGCGACAGCTTCTGTCTGGGGACGTCTGCAGGCACCCAGCAAAGCAATTGCTCCATGAAGCACCAGGCATGGGACAAGGACAGAAGGGGCCAGGAAACACGAAGGGCCTAGTGCCAGCGCTGGTGACGGGGCTGAACCGAGGGGTACTGGCTGCTCGGCTGGGTCTGCCCAGCTTaaggaggcagcagcacccaaaACGCGTGCCAAGCCCCAGAGCCAGCACGATGCAGTCCCAAACACAGCACCATCTGTGAGCCCAGCCCAAGCACCCTCCATCCTGAAGCAGCACAGCACCACTTCACCCAGCAGCCTGAGCAGGCAGCCAGGCCAGGCTGGTGATGGAAGAGAGGAGCCCAGCACTGGCAGGGGTCTCTCTCAAGAGTTGGAGGGCGTCTCTGCCACCCCTTGACAGATCAGAGTGAATGGCAGCATCCTAAAGGTCACAGCGCCTGTTCGGTCCCAGCATGAGCAAGCACGGACCAGGTGCTGCTCCACAGCTGGGGCTCAAGAGCTGGGTCCCGAGCAGGACATGCAGCCCCCCTGCCCAGCTCTACACaccccatttcccagcaaaagcTGCTGGTGCGGCTGATTTCtaccaaacccaaacaactggCAGCCCCAGGTGCCCTTCCTCACCTGTTGAGACCCTCCTGGCTTCCCCACCTCCTGGATCCGGCACTGCAGAGCACCCAGGCATGTCCCCAGCTGCCAGAGGAGGACattcacctcctcttcctcctcgtgTCTCCCATCCCAGGGCACTCTCCCAGCACAGTGTCAGTGCTTCAGTTGCCTCCCACAGGCTGCTCTTGCTCTGACAGCAGCAGGTCTCCAAGTCACCACATGGGTTGGGCTCGTGGGGACAGACCCAGGAGTGTGTCTGCTTGGTCAcctgctgctcagcagcacccCAAGGCTGACACAGCTCTTTCCCCGGGCACCTTCCCTCAGCCGTTCACCGACCCAGACAAGCCACATCCACAGTGGGGAGCTTGAGCCCACAGCGGAGCCCTCGCAggccctgcaggcagcaggggacCAGCACTGTGATACCCTCAGCAAGTAAacagccccctgccctgctggaAGGGGCAGCCCAGGCCCTTGTCCTGCCACGCCACAGCAGAAACGAGCCTGGTGGCAAGGCAGGACTGGACAGATAGAGCGAGCGGGTGAGACCTGCAGCCTGGGCCCCACACAGTCTTGTGTCCCCCTCATcaacccaaaccctcctgctCCCACCTCGAGGGGAGcgtcccagtccctgccttgcccAGGGAAGTTCTTGTTCTCCTCGACTCAGGTGGATTACAGGGAACCATCCTGATTTCTGCACTTCACCCACGCCATTGCCCCAGCTCCACCAGCACTGCAGTGAGCCTGGCAGCCAGTCCTTCCCAGAACACCTCGGTACAGGGCAGGAGCAGATCCCAGTTCCCCTCAGCGCTGCTGGGGGGACATCAGGCTCTCCAACACCCCCTGAAAAAGGCCAAGGCAGCACATGCCACAGGAGGCaagcaaggaagagagcagcTCAGCCAGAACTCTCCTCCTTACTCCACAGAGAGAGAAATCCTGGGCTACCTCAGCTGCTGACATCCAGCAGACCTGAGGATGCTGCGCCATGGCTCAACCACAACCGCTTCCTGCAATGAAGCAACCACAGGACAGCCCTGGGGGTACCTGGCAGCTAAACACAGGCACCATCTCACTCAGAGCCCGTTTCAGACCGGCTTGGCCTCTGAACCAGAGAAGATCACCCGTCCAGACAGACCACAGCTGGGGCCAAGCCAGAAACGGGTACACTGAAGCCAGTACGGtgaagggagcaggaaaaaggAGCGGCATGGCGCGGCCCAGGGCATTCACAACTCACAGGTGCCCTGATAGTTCTTTATTGTCCTCTGAGCCGGGTGGCAGCTCAGCCATGTCCAGGGCAGGAAAACTGCCTCCTGCACCTGCCCTGGGAGGAAGCACCAGTGTCCACAGCAATGCCGCAGAGTCCTGCTCTCAGCCTCTTCTGTTGGTCCCAGCAAAGCCCGGTTCCCAGCCCTTTCCGTTCCTCCGTGTCTCGCCAGCGCCGCCATGCTCGTCTGCCACAAAAATCCTGCCTGCTCCAAGCAGCGCAGCGGCAGCGCCGGCATCTTGGCACAAGCACAGTGCACATGATTGGCACACGGGAGATGGGCTCAGCCAAACGTGCACCAAGGGGTCTCGCTCGTGTCGCAGTCCAGCAAGATATTAAGGACGGTGCAAGGGGCTCCTGCCACATTCAAAGCTGTCCGTGACTCGATTCGGTACCTCACATTGTTCAGACCTCCCTCCCGATCCACCTTAAACTGTTCCTGAGGAAGAGAAAGACGACTCAGCCCACACTGGCTTCCAGTGGAGGGGGAAGCACCCTGTGCCCGGGGAGGGAGCGCAGAGCTGGCAGGGGAGGACATGAGAAAGGAGGGCTCAGAGCATGTGGTGATGACAACCCAAATCTCCCATGGTTTCCCTCAACCAGACAGAGGTCTCACCTGCTTCTGCGCAGCAATGCGCTTCTGGTCTCTCTTCCTCCAGGCTGGGTCATGCAGGTGCTGGAAAGTCTCATATCCAGTCGTGATTCCAGAGGGACGGCGAacctggaaggagaggaaagctTCTGTAAAGCTACTGGAAAACCTGCTGCGTCTGCTACTGCAATGGGGAGCGCAGAAGGGCTGCCTTCCCCAGGTCCTGACCTGGGCAGCTACAGCCAGGGGCCAGGTGGGGAGACAAGGAGAAGACAATTTCAAGCTAGGAGGCCACGGAGCACCCCTTACCTGGAGACCAGCTCCTTTGATGCGTCGATAAAACTCGTCATCCTCCCGTCCCCAGCCCCAGAAGCGGTTGGACATGCCATTGCACTGAAATGAGAAGGGCGTCGTACCGGCCAAGGTCTGGTCCAGCTCAACTCCACACGCCGCAGAGAAGCAGATCCCAGCACCACAAGCCCTGAGCACCAGCACAGCCTTCCCTCTCCTGTCTCCACCAGCTCAGGCTCTGCCCCCAAACCGTTTTGactcctttccccccttcccaagCATGGAACACAAAATGTATGACTGTTCACCAAGCCAGTGTCGTAGCCCCTACCCCAAACTGGTCAGGACGTCCCACTCACGTGCTCACCATCTCATAGTGCTGCTTGGTAAGCAGCAGAATGCCACCCACGTAGGTCTTGTAGTGGTAGAGCGGGTGCAGCTCTGGGGATGCCACGTGGAAGGGCCCTGCCTCCGGGAAGCTGTAGTCCAGCTGCTCATTGAGGGGCAGGAGATCAACGTCATGCATTGCGATGTAGTCGGTGTCGTTGCTGCTCTCCAGGAAGCCCACGTTGATCAGGGACGCCCTGTTAAACCTGCCAAGGGACCGGGGACTCTCAGCGCCATGCACGGCAGCCGCTGTCCCTTCACGTCCCTCTCCCGTGCTCCTCAATGCTAAACGTTCGACTGGTCCCCAAATGGGGACAGACACAGACACGGTGTTCCCTGCCTTCACAGTGCGGGGTGCCACTGTTGCCCGTCCTGAAACTGCACCTCTGCTTCTCCCTACGAACACGCTGAGC includes:
- the B4GALT7 gene encoding beta-1,4-galactosyltransferase 7, with the translated sequence MGPARRRAALRLRGGGSPPLLGLLPGRFSIFPLFFLALLLGFASLLWLQLSCSGEGPVPGDGKSRGGPRQPCPPQAPLLPPVEDEPSWGPHRLALLVPFRERFEELLTFVPYMHRFLSKKRIRHHIFILNQVDHFRFNRASLINVGFLESSNDTDYIAMHDVDLLPLNEQLDYSFPEAGPFHVASPELHPLYHYKTYVGGILLLTKQHYEMCNGMSNRFWGWGREDDEFYRRIKGAGLQVRRPSGITTGYETFQHLHDPAWRKRDQKRIAAQKQEQFKVDREGGLNNVRYRIESRTALNVAGAPCTVLNILLDCDTSETPWCTFG